From the genome of Arvicola amphibius chromosome 9, mArvAmp1.2, whole genome shotgun sequence:
GAGGGGAAGCCAAGGGGAAAACGCAAGCAGACAGGAACCgggaggtgggaactgaagcagagaccatggaggactgCTGCTCACTGATTTTCTCACCAGGTTCATAGTCAACTACTTTTCTTATACTCCCAGGTCTACCTgttcagggatggcactgcccacatggCTGGGCattcccacatcagtcattaaccAAGAACATGTCCCTACGGCTTgtctataggccaatctgatggagggcatcttctcagttgaggttccctcttctccaaTGACTCCAGTCTGTGCCAAgttaacaaagaaatagagaaagagagagagaaataagaaagagagagagaaagaactatCATAGAAACACACATGGCTATATCTTGATTCTTGTAcatcatattattattttttaaaaattaaataaaaaactacaATTGTCAGTTTTAGTTAGTAATAGAATAAAGTATGGAACCATATGTTAGAAAAGTGTTCAGTTAGAAAGAACGTACATTTGAAATACTGTCTGAATTTTTGCTAAGTCTCTGTTAATGGTGAGTATGATCTGTGTTAACTCTAGTGATTGGTCTGGAAGATGTTTATAGATGGGCAGAGCAGAGGCATTCAGGCACATTTTGAGTTAGCACAAGTGTTACAGTACTTATGTTTCTGATCCatgttttctgaaattttcagACAGGTTAATGCTTAATAAGAAAAGAGCCAAAATCAGAACCTGTGGAGAGTCTGAAAACCATAGGTAGGAGAAGCAGGACCCAATGGTGGGGGGAAGAGTCTTCATGGCCAAGGATGCATTTTCTGTAAGTCAGGCTGATAGATGCTACAAAAAGTCACATTGAAATAAACTCCACTCAAGTTCACCTGCTCCCCAGAATCCAACCAGAATCAAGGGACGGAGATGGGAAAGGTCATaggtgggagaggaaaaggaaggtaaCACCACCTCATCAAAGCTTTAGTTGCTGACGCTCCAGATTTTGTTCCATCCTCCCAGGGTAACAGCGCAAGGTGACCCCTGGTGCAGCTTGTGCTAACGTCTTTGCAGTGCTCTGCGGGGGTGAGAATGGGGCTGAGGAACGGAGGAGAACTGGACACTAAAAGCGGCTGTAACCACAATCCGTGCAGCGTTTCTCACTCACCTCATTGTCCTCTGGCTCCTGGAAGCCTGGGTCCTGTTCCCCATTTCCCATCTTTATTTACCATAAATTATCAGAGGCTTCTAGGTCggggaacttttcttttttttttttttcctgctgctttCTGGTAAGAACACCTGCAGAGTAAGCAGATTCTGAAAGAGAATGTGCTGCCAGAAAAGCATTTAGGGCTTGAACACTGACCAAATGTCCACATCATCTCAGCTCTCTCCTGAAATGTGGCCAGGAACATCAGTCCTTCCCATTCTGCGTCCAGGGGTGGAGGAGGCTCAGGCTGTTTGGAGGCGCTTCTGACCATGGCCTTGTATGCCGGGACCCCTGCTCTTCAGTTCCTTCTTAGTCTTCCTGCCTAGGCAGCCAGCGTGGGGCTCAACAGGGAGTCTTAGCAAACAAACATCCATCTACCACTGATTCCTGCTGCCTTGCTTTCCTACATTACTACAGTTGGTTAGGCTTGGGATCTGAGGACCTACATGGAGCTTCAGTACCCGTGCTGATTAACTTCATCCCATTGGTAGAGATGTcgatgtttaaaatgtttaacaacCAATAGTTATTGACATACGGAGCGATTCTTTTTAGTTGCTAGATCCAGGGAGGGTTGCAGAACACTGAGGAGCAGGATGCCGCAGGAGGGCACACAGAGGTCTTTACTGCTCAGGTCCTGATGTGTATTTGATGTGGAGATGCCCTTGCTGACTGCAGGCCCGGGGACCCTGCACGCAGCAGTCTTGCTGCTTCCTCTGTTTACTGCCAGGGCTGTTGCTGTCCCATCTACCTGTGGCTGCATCTGCCTAAGTTATGATAGGGCTGGCCTCACTAAAGGAATTTCTTATACAAATAACACACAAATCGGTGGCCCTCAAGATGAAGCTGTTACTCGAGAACAGACTTTGGAGGGGGTGCTATTGATAAAGCTGTAGTTGTAAGATGGTTTATCCACACATGCCCCCGCCCCCGTATCTGTTAGCATTCAGTTTTTAATCTATGTTTAggtcttttctttgttctctgtctcttaaCCCATTGTCCTCTCCTGTATTTAGGGTTATTTCTTATGCACTGCcttataaacttatttttgtgTCTTAAAAACTCAGAATTCATAGTGTCCAGTGGAAACGCTGTAGGGGTTGCCACTGAGACACTCAAGAGGCACTTAGGACTTTACTGTTGACGTAAAACTCCAAAGCCCCCTCCTGctcctttgtctttgtcttcAGACTTCTCCCCTGCCCTACCTCTTTGCTTGTTTCCCTCCCTGGCTTCTCTCGTGATCCTTTTTATTTCTCATAATACCTCTCTGTACTGCCTTCTCTCTTGTCACTGACTGGTCTCTGTGCTCCTTTCTAAGGGTCATCTGTCATACATAGTCGCAGATCATCTTAGCTATATTGCCTTTTGGCTCCTTGGAGTTTAGAGTTGGGAAGTTGTAAATCCTGCATAAAATATgcttatttcattcatttctccTGGCTTCTTGTCttggaagggatttttttttatgtacacATTTTACAGTCATGACTTTATTTGTAGACAAGGGATTATTGTCTGGGAGTGTTTAAATCTGAAGGGGGGCTCGCGCAGACAGATTGTGCTCACATTCATCTGTAATCACAAAGGGTGGGTTACGATTTGCTTGTGGCAGGgctatttttagagcctgtcattGCGCATGAGTGTCTGGGCCCTAGGCTGTGAGACCTAGCTGCTGCCAGAGCAGATTGCACTGACTCTGCTCCTCGTCTGCAGGCAGCCTTCCCTCCTTATAGTCCTCAGCTTTGCATGGCATCTTATCATGGTTCTAGAACTCTCATCTGTGACCCACTTTGCTATCCCATATGGATAGTGTTTCTGCGGCATACTGGGACCTGTTTGAGATGTATGTTTTGGCCAGCGTTATGtagttattctctttctttcatttttctttcttgaaatagaGCTTCCTAAATGTAGCGCTGGgaggtctggaactcacaatcctcctgtgaTTATAGGTGTGCCCTACCACATTtagcttgttcttttcttttggtttttttttttttttttttttttttttttttttttttttttttgagacagagtttctctgtgcagctctgactctcctggaagtcactctgtagaccaggctgacttcatactcaagagatctgcctgtctctgcctcctgagtactgggattaaagacctgtgccaccactgctggcatTGGGCATATTCTTATTCTTTGTATTAATGGATTTGCTGTCCTTGCAGAAGTTGTTGGTTGCGATTATTTTGTGTTGTTGACTATTAGATAAGATTCCTAAGGAACTCAGACTTCATGTACCTCGGGGCAGCTTCCAGAGAACACAGACCATGATTTGAgatgcaggcttcttcagattgacTGGAGAGTGCCCCTGAGGAGCAGTACCCttaagagagcgagagagaagtTGAGTTATGGACCATTTGCAAGAACACCCACTGATCTCATGGAAAACATCAGAGTTGTCCTGATGGAAGCAAGCCGTCCCCCTCCCCATTGACCGGAGTTGGTCCAGCCTGGGTAGGGTGAAGGCAGGATGATGGGTTTGATATCAGCCCAGCAGCTAGCAATGGGCTGAAGGAATTTCCCAGGTAGAGTTTTAGCCACCGGGGAAATGAGTGGGTGACGAATGGGAATCTGGGCGGAGTCTCAGCATCCAGAAAGATGCACCTGTCTagtcttctgtgtctctgtgtcgtGCAGTTTCACTTCAgtagcattctctctctctctctctctctctctctctctctctgtgtgtgtctctgtctctgtctctctctctctctctctgtctgtctctgtctctctctctgtctctgtctctctgtctctctctgtctctctctctgtctctctctctctctgtctctgtctctctctctgtctctctctctctctctgtctctctgtctctctcggctcatttttatttaaaaataaaatgaaacatggAATTGATGAGTTTAAACTAAAAATAGCAATAGCGTAGTTCCGTTTCAGCGCAGTAAGCCATACTGGAGAATTATACCCAGAAAAATTCCTTATCTTTCAGTGGCTGATGATGCTTGACCTAACCAAAAAAGCCGGGGCAGGAAAGGCCTATGGTTAAAACCTATTAAATGCAGTAGTATTGATTAATTTGAGcatacttttttcttctcagtgTTATAGTTTAAGTATCAAAATTCACAAGGGAGTAGGTGTCATCACTTTTAGAACAATGCAGATACATTTTCGGTAGAACCATTTATGTGTTTGGAAAACATCATAACAGATGGAGCAGACATGGCTGCCCGAGGGAAATTTCACTGACCTTCTATTTCACAGACCGGAATACGGATTAACAGACCAAAACACCAAGGCAGAATTACTTTTCAGTGTAGGGTAGAAGTGTTCAAGGCCCTTCAAGATGCTGGAGAGCAGGGATTAGTGACGTACCTCTGTCAAGAGCCAGATAGCAGGCATTCTGACTTTAAGGTCATATCATCTCCATTGCGTTTACATAGCATTGCTTTTAAGCAGAGAAGCCTTAAATAACAGGCAAATGAATAGACACGGCTGCATTCcaataaaaaagtttaagaaCTTGTTATAAGACAGATGTAGCTGGAGAACCACAGTCTGGTGATCTCTGTTTGAGAGCCTAGGTCAGGTTGCCTGAGCCTCAGTACTGAATCAGAACTCTAAGTGTTGAGCAAAATTCTGAGTATTTCCGTACCTGTAAAACTGGGCATCAAAATAGCATCCATCTCTTAGGTAATAATAACTACAAAATAATAGTGAGATACTTCATGCACAGCGTTGGGCCATTTGGAGAGGCTTGAGAGCTAGACTTTGCACTGTTGCCGTGAGTGGAGAGAGAACTGGGTGTCATTAAGAATGAACAGTGCTAGAGAAATATTGAAGAAGTACAACTCAGATTGCACTAGGCTGTGTAATAAGTTGTGCAGgtgctgtttgttttgtcttaattttgTTTGAGGCCCTAAGAGTTGTGGTCAAGAGGCTCACATTGCTGGGAAGGGGAGCTTGGCTCCTGCATGGGACTTGTTCCTGAGTTCAGTAGTACCCATGTTTGTATAACATCTGTGTTATATCCTTCATGATATAAGGcttcagttgttttcttttttcttgaaagtTTAGGTAATGGCTGTGTAACTGATCTCTTCTGAGTAAATGTgcgaaatatatatatatatatatatatatatatataaaatctacaGTCCTGTTCCCTCAAACTATCCATCTATAATACTAGCTTCTTTTCGTAAATCTGCAAGGTGGAGAGGACATTGTTGACCTAAAGAATCACAGATGGCAGAAGCTTGATGAATGTGaagttaaatataaattaattgaaatttaaatGATACAACCAGGCCTAGCTTCTGGGCGAGTCCACTCAGAACCCAGGCACCACCCTCTCACAAACACCATTCCCACATTCCCAGACTTAGCTATGGGGGCACAATTCAAGCAATGGCCTTGCTTAAGCACTGGCATTCCCTAGTGAGTACCCCGTAACCAACGCCACCAGTACCATCTCCATACTCTCTAAACCTAGCTCTGGTCACACAACTTCTGCACGGACCCAGGCAGTCTAAAatcccacatagacacacaaccAAGGAAAGAAGTTAAGCTGTCCAGTCCAtatcataaaaacacaaacagtatGAAAGCTGTCATAGCATGCCACCCCAATCCACTAGTCCTAGTTCCTTGATGAAAATTACCTATGAACTCGAggacagaaaatttaaaagaacagtcATAACTTTCATCAAGGgagtttaaaaaaagacaagaagaaacagCTCAGTGAACTTAAGGGAATAGCAAAACTGCCTCAGTAAAGTACAAGACAGACAGCTGAAGGAAACAATGAAGGCAAGTTGGGATGTGAAAAAGGGGTAAAGAGGTGGAATTATTGAGATAGCTCAAAGTGAAAGGAAGATGGAGTTGACAGACTCAATAAGTCAGTTAGAAGACTTCGGGGAAGTTGTAGTGAGTTAAATGAGAATGTTCTCCCTAGGCTCAGATGTTTGGATGCTTGGCGCCcagatggtggcactgtttgaggaTGGTTGGGAGGTATGGACTTGTCAGGGGAAGCAAGTCACTGGAGTTAGGCTTTGAGAGTTAAAGATTCCACTCCACTTCCCGTTGATTCTCTCTGATTCACACTTGTGATCAAGATGTGGGTTGTCAGTGTCCTGtccctgccaccatgcctactTCTTGTTGCCATGTCCTCTTTGTGcaaattctgtaatttttctagTCATTGTTAGGTAACTAAAAGTTCTCTTTTTGTTTACAAAAGTAGCATTGTTACAATGTTTGTTTCTGCCATTTCTCCCTCCATAGAACATGTGTCATTGTTCTTCCCTTCTCTACAGTTCCTTCTTCCCTTCACCCTACTGACCCTTCTTATTATCTAGGTTTCCTTAGTTACTCCAGATGATATACTCACAACTAAATACTCAGAGCTAGGGTCCACAAATAAGAATGAATCTTTTGGGCATAAGCTATGCCAAGGATAGGTATAGCTGGATGACAGAGTAGGACTCCTTTATTATACTGATCTGGAAAAGATTTAGTATGCCCAAAACAAGTtctgaacccacatggtagggtCAAGCAGCTGGAACATGATTCAGACAGTGAAGACAAAGCCCTGGACATGATCAAGGGGCACTTCACCTCCACAAGACAAGGAGAGGGATCCTACCACACAGTAAGAGACGCTCCTGTCCCTTGAGGACAAGGAGTTTATCCCACTTGATATGAGGAATGGCTTACTTTCTGGTGACCACATGGACTATTTCAATCACCACTAGAAACTTCACAGGGGCTTATGTGctggtaaatatatatgtacttttgtttttgtaaaagtaAATGTAACACATAGACTTGACAGGATTGATCCCAACCTTCTGGGGCCAGCAGCTCCTTTAGGGTCAGAGAGGAAGATAGTTCATCTTTTAAATGAAAGCTCCTTTCACCTTCCACTGGAATGACTACAGCCCCCAGTTACCTAACTGCGGAAGAGTGCCGGAGGGGCTCCAGGGACAAAACTTGGCTGCAGCTTTTCACTGGTCAGGCTACAGCATGGTTCCTCCCTGTCCTCCTAAAGCAGACCCTTGTAAACAAAGGACTAAGAAAACTAATTACTACCTCTCAACTCTCCTGGGAAGAGGAGCCGTCCCTGGATGTGGACCAAGAACCTGCACCCTAGAGGTGTTACTCTGACTAGATTCTATGAAGGGAGTGGGTGCAGGGGATAAAGTACTAAAACAAAATGGGAGCCACGGGTCCCCATCTGCAGCTACAACCTAAACTTAAGATCCTAAACATGGAGTCAGTGACAGGTGCTGGGAAGagcgcaggaggcagaggcaggcagggaggagggtcTTGGGGTAGAAGCCTGTCTGCTTGCCTTCACTTCTTGGCCTTGCCCTGCGCGGCCACAGCTTCCATGGCTTTCCGCACGGTCTCTTCATCTCCCAGGAACTGCATAGGTTTAACCGGCTTCAAGTTCTTGTCCAATTCATAGACAATGGGAATGCCAGTTGGCAGGTTCAGCTCCATGATGGCCTCTTCTGAGAGACCCTCCAGATGCTTGACGATCCCCCGAAGGCTGTTGCCATGGGCCGCAATCAGgactctcttcccctctttgaTCTGGGGGACAATCTCTTCATTCCAGAAGGGCAGTGCTCTGGCAATAGTGTCCTTCAGGCTCTCACAGGACGGTAGCTGGTCCTCGGTAAGGTCTGCGTACCTGCGATCCTTACTGATGTTGCTGTAGAAGGGATGGTCAGGCTCCATTGGCGGCGGTGGCACATCGTAAGATCGCCTCCAGATCTTTACCTGTGCCTCCCCATGCTTAGCAGCAGTTTCTGCTTTATTGAGACCAGTCAGACCCCCATAATGTCGCTCATTGAGGCGCCAGGTCCTGACCACGGGCAGCCACATCTGGTCAATGGCATCCAGGACTGTCCAGAGGGTCCGGATTGCTCTCTTCTGCACGGAGGTGAAGCAGATGTCGAATTCATAGCCAGCATCTCGCAACGCCTGTTTGCCGCGCTTCGCCTCCTCGTGGCCCGCCGGGCTCAGGTCGGCGTCGTACCAGCCGCTGAAGCGGTTCTCCAGGTTCCAGGCGCTCTCGCCGTGCTGGATGAGGACCAGCTTGTAGGCGGCCATGGCGAtaggcaaggggggggggggggatgcagcAGAGACTGAGGCTCGCTGAGATTCCGCTCACAGCCCGCCCCACACTCGCGCCTGCGCACTTGCGTACGCCCGCCCCTCTTCCCCctacttttagctttttgagaattacCCATGCTATAATGGCTACACTAGTCTGcaatcccaccaacagtga
Proteins encoded in this window:
- the LOC119822577 gene encoding phosphoglycerate mutase 1-like, whose translation is MAAYKLVLIQHGESAWNLENRFSGWYDADLSPAGHEEAKRGKQALRDAGYEFDICFTSVQKRAIRTLWTVLDAIDQMWLPVVRTWRLNERHYGGLTGLNKAETAAKHGEAQVKIWRRSYDVPPPPMEPDHPFYSNISKDRRYADLTEDQLPSCESLKDTIARALPFWNEEIVPQIKEGKRVLIAAHGNSLRGIVKHLEGLSEEAIMELNLPTGIPIVYELDKNLKPVKPMQFLGDEETVRKAMEAVAAQGKAKK